Proteins from a single region of Candidatus Poribacteria bacterium:
- a CDS encoding phosphoglycerate kinase, translated as MEKKLSVRDLSVEGKHVFVRVDVNVPIAEGVITDETRIVASLPTIRLLIERRARVILASHLGRPDGERNPKFSLRPVAERLAARLEHPVAFVDDCIGPAVRTSVTALGPGEVLMLENLRFHPEEEENDPSFAAELAALADLYVNDAFGAAHRAHASTAGVPAILTPAASGLLMDRELEYLGAALENPERPFLVLLGGAKVSDKIGVLRRLVEIADGILIGGAMAYTFLAAMGRRVGNSRVEKDYVETATDVLIRSLQRHMPIYLPIDHVIAKEYGPNPVFKSAYRDTIDDDWEALDIGPNTASMYLEILRRAKTVLWNGPFGVYEFDRFAVGTVAIARALAELDATTVVGGGDCVAAVHKAGVADKITHISTGGGASLEFLEGKPLPGVVALTNADR; from the coding sequence ATGGAAAAGAAGCTTTCCGTACGGGATCTGTCCGTCGAAGGAAAGCACGTCTTCGTTCGCGTCGATGTCAACGTGCCCATCGCCGAGGGCGTCATCACCGACGAGACGCGCATCGTCGCTTCCCTGCCGACGATCCGTCTGCTCATCGAGCGACGAGCGCGGGTGATCCTCGCCTCCCATCTGGGACGACCCGATGGAGAGCGGAACCCCAAGTTCTCGCTCCGACCCGTTGCGGAACGGCTGGCAGCGCGCCTCGAACATCCCGTCGCGTTCGTCGATGACTGCATCGGGCCCGCCGTTCGGACGTCCGTGACAGCCCTCGGACCCGGTGAAGTGCTGATGCTCGAGAACCTCCGCTTCCACCCGGAAGAGGAGGAGAACGACCCCAGCTTCGCGGCGGAGTTGGCAGCGCTCGCCGACCTCTACGTGAACGACGCGTTCGGAGCCGCGCATCGAGCTCACGCTTCGACGGCTGGCGTTCCCGCGATCCTCACCCCCGCAGCCTCCGGTTTGCTCATGGACCGCGAGCTCGAATACCTGGGAGCCGCCCTCGAGAACCCCGAACGACCGTTCCTGGTTCTCCTAGGCGGGGCGAAGGTGTCCGACAAGATCGGGGTCCTGAGGCGCCTGGTGGAGATCGCCGACGGCATCCTCATCGGTGGCGCGATGGCATACACCTTCTTGGCGGCGATGGGTCGGCGTGTCGGCAACTCGCGCGTCGAGAAGGACTACGTCGAGACGGCAACCGACGTGCTGATTCGATCCCTCCAACGGCACATGCCGATCTACCTCCCCATCGATCACGTGATCGCCAAGGAATACGGGCCCAATCCGGTGTTCAAGTCCGCATACCGCGATACGATCGATGACGACTGGGAGGCGCTCGACATCGGGCCCAACACGGCGTCGATGTACCTGGAGATCCTGCGGCGCGCCAAAACCGTCCTCTGGAACGGGCCCTTCGGCGTCTACGAGTTCGACCGCTTCGCCGTGGGAACCGTCGCCATCGCGCGGGCGCTGGCGGAGCTCGATGCAACGACCGTCGTCGGCGGCGGCGACTGCGTCGCGGCGGTTCACAAGGCAGGCGTCGCTGACAAGATCACCCACATCAGCACCGGCGGCGGCGCATCGCTCGAGTTCCTCGAAGGCAAGCCCCTGCCGGGCGTTGTCGCTTTGACGAACGCGGACAGATAG
- a CDS encoding membrane dipeptidase, whose translation MADDMAGAPSLLIDGHADTLHRVWEGSPRFDQRLAATDFDLPRAHQVGLTAQFLAIAPVCGSAYREPFPRWALTILDVFHRVVQTHTDAIILGTDSRSVLDAQRDGKLAVFVTLEGGDFLDGEIGLLRMFHRLGVRLLGLTHFRRNAIADSTRQNSTGGRLTPFGVQVMSELERLGIVCDLAHISDSCFEHAIDIAQKPVVFSHGNARALCPHERNLTDDQMRRIARNGGLMGMSIVPFFIDAHVPTFGRFMDHMDHAIQTAGVEHVALGSDFDGFDDPRVPGLENILCYPRIAEALLERGYSEPDVAQVMGGNWLRVIRAVMD comes from the coding sequence ATGGCAGACGATATGGCAGGAGCGCCCTCGTTGCTGATCGACGGACACGCCGACACGCTTCACCGCGTCTGGGAGGGCAGCCCCCGCTTCGATCAGCGACTCGCCGCCACGGACTTCGACCTGCCGCGAGCGCATCAGGTGGGGCTGACCGCTCAGTTTCTCGCCATCGCGCCTGTTTGCGGTAGCGCCTACCGGGAGCCCTTCCCGCGCTGGGCGCTCACCATCCTCGACGTGTTCCACCGCGTTGTTCAGACTCACACCGACGCGATCATCCTGGGAACCGACTCGCGGAGCGTTCTCGACGCCCAGCGCGACGGCAAGCTCGCCGTGTTCGTGACGCTCGAAGGCGGCGACTTCCTCGACGGCGAGATCGGGCTTCTGCGGATGTTCCACCGTCTCGGCGTCCGACTGCTGGGTCTGACGCACTTCCGGCGGAACGCCATCGCGGACTCGACGCGCCAGAACAGCACCGGCGGGCGGCTGACGCCCTTCGGCGTGCAGGTGATGTCAGAGCTCGAACGACTCGGCATCGTCTGCGATCTGGCGCACATCTCCGACTCGTGCTTCGAACACGCCATCGACATCGCGCAGAAACCGGTCGTATTCTCGCACGGGAACGCCCGCGCCCTCTGCCCGCACGAGCGGAACCTGACCGACGACCAGATGCGACGGATCGCCCGGAACGGCGGACTGATGGGCATGTCCATCGTGCCGTTCTTCATCGACGCGCACGTGCCGACGTTCGGGCGGTTCATGGATCACATGGACCACGCGATCCAGACGGCGGGCGTCGAGCATGTCGCGTTGGGGTCGGACTTCGACGGCTTCGACGATCCGCGAGTGCCGGGGCTCGAGAACATCCTCTGCTACCCACGGATCGCCGAGGCGCTGCTGGAACGCGGCTACTCCGAGCCGGATGTCGCCCAGGTGATGGGCGGCAACTGGCTCCGGGTCATCCGCGCCGTGATGGACTAG
- a CDS encoding mandelate racemase, translated as MASTVIRSVRTRDARFALAPGEGADSVHSNPEYSYAVTELATDGPVIGVGLAFTLGGGNDLVCRAIESLSEPVVDAEIEELMARWGATYRRIANHPQLRWLGPHKGVVHLALASITNACFDLWAKSRGVPLWRLLLDLSPEAVVAALDLSYLDDAMPEADALSLLRSELPTRAKRESIIQRGYPGYDTSVGWFQYEDAEVRRRTQEAMDAGFTAMKLKVGSPDGSRDVRRARMIRDVAGPDARIMLDANQKWSLPEAVAICREFAAMNPYWVEEPMHPDDVLAHRALAEAVDPIPLALGEHVPNAVLFKNFLQAQAMRFTQVDCARVGGVSEFITVSLLSRKFGVPVVPHVGDMGQIHQHLVLFNHIALGHEALFLEYIPHLRKRFVHPADVRDGVYATPMESGSSSDLLDG; from the coding sequence ATGGCTTCGACGGTGATCCGCTCGGTTCGGACGCGCGACGCGCGCTTCGCTCTCGCCCCCGGGGAGGGCGCCGACTCCGTCCACTCGAACCCCGAGTACTCCTACGCCGTGACGGAGCTCGCGACCGACGGGCCCGTCATCGGCGTCGGACTCGCCTTCACGCTGGGCGGCGGCAACGACCTCGTCTGCCGCGCCATCGAATCGTTGAGCGAACCGGTCGTCGATGCCGAGATCGAGGAGCTCATGGCGAGATGGGGCGCGACCTATCGGCGGATCGCGAACCATCCGCAGCTTCGGTGGCTGGGTCCCCACAAAGGCGTCGTCCACTTGGCGCTGGCGTCGATCACCAACGCCTGCTTCGATCTGTGGGCGAAATCGCGCGGAGTTCCGCTGTGGCGCTTGCTTCTCGACCTGTCGCCGGAAGCCGTCGTCGCGGCGCTCGACCTGTCCTATCTCGACGACGCGATGCCCGAGGCCGACGCCTTGTCGTTGCTTCGATCCGAGCTCCCGACACGCGCCAAACGCGAATCGATCATCCAGCGCGGCTATCCCGGCTACGACACGTCCGTCGGGTGGTTCCAGTACGAGGACGCCGAGGTGCGTCGGCGGACGCAGGAGGCGATGGATGCCGGGTTCACGGCGATGAAGCTGAAGGTCGGGTCGCCCGATGGATCGCGCGACGTGCGGCGGGCGCGGATGATCCGCGATGTCGCTGGTCCCGACGCCCGCATCATGCTGGACGCCAACCAGAAGTGGTCGCTGCCGGAGGCGGTCGCCATCTGCCGCGAGTTCGCGGCGATGAACCCCTACTGGGTCGAGGAGCCGATGCACCCCGACGATGTCCTCGCCCATCGCGCCCTCGCAGAGGCAGTCGATCCGATCCCGCTTGCCCTCGGCGAGCACGTGCCGAACGCCGTGCTGTTCAAGAACTTCCTCCAGGCACAGGCGATGCGGTTCACGCAGGTGGATTGCGCGCGGGTCGGCGGCGTGAGCGAGTTCATCACGGTGAGCCTGCTGTCGCGGAAGTTCGGCGTGCCGGTTGTGCCGCACGTGGGCGACATGGGGCAGATTCACCAGCACCTGGTTCTGTTCAACCACATCGCGCTGGGTCACGAGGCGCTGTTCCTGGAGTACATCCCCCACCTGCGGAAGCGCTTCGTCCATCCGGCGGATGTGCGCGACGGGGTCTACGCGACGCCGATGGAATCGGGGAGCTCGTCGGACCTTCTCGACGGATAG
- a CDS encoding ComF family protein: MPRASALKATSIKHSALTILARDFASWAFPTRCPACGDSVADSPTLCRTCWEAVPVWSAPRCDRCGAPASSNCTVCQHCLPVQDATTPPFQIRAATEYTPTIRAAIHALKYQSRPGLAEPLAKLVLAAAPPLFDWNRYSALVPVPLHRARHAERGFNQAQRIAEALAPQVGLPVREWLRRTTLTAPLSRLDGRADRAQAMSGVFRSLVPAANLGARVLVVDDLVTTGATALQAAHTLLADGITGVDVLAVARALLQPETRTPLSRV, encoded by the coding sequence TTGCCTCGCGCTTCGGCGCTCAAGGCAACGTCCATCAAGCACTCCGCCCTAACGATCCTGGCGCGCGACTTCGCCTCTTGGGCGTTTCCGACGCGCTGTCCGGCATGCGGCGATAGCGTCGCCGACTCGCCCACGCTCTGCCGGACATGCTGGGAAGCGGTTCCCGTGTGGAGTGCTCCGCGCTGCGACCGATGCGGCGCGCCAGCCTCATCGAACTGCACCGTCTGCCAACACTGCCTGCCCGTCCAGGACGCGACCACTCCGCCCTTCCAGATCCGCGCAGCGACCGAGTACACCCCGACGATTCGGGCGGCTATCCACGCCCTGAAGTATCAGTCACGACCCGGATTGGCGGAACCTCTCGCCAAACTCGTCCTCGCCGCCGCTCCGCCGCTCTTCGACTGGAACCGGTATTCGGCATTGGTGCCGGTTCCACTGCACCGAGCGCGCCATGCCGAACGCGGCTTCAACCAAGCGCAGCGGATCGCGGAAGCTCTCGCGCCGCAAGTCGGACTCCCCGTCCGCGAGTGGCTCCGCCGGACAACCCTCACCGCGCCCCTATCGCGGCTGGACGGTCGGGCAGACCGCGCGCAGGCGATGTCGGGCGTGTTCCGCAGCCTGGTCCCCGCAGCCAACCTCGGCGCTCGCGTGCTGGTCGTCGACGACCTGGTGACGACTGGCGCTACGGCGCTACAGGCTGCCCATACGCTGCTGGCGGATGGGATCACCGGTGTGGACGTGCTCGCCGTTGCCCGCGCCCTGCTCCAGCCCGAGACACGCACGCCGCTCAGCCGCGTCTGA
- a CDS encoding LamG domain-containing protein codes for MSPGGCASPSSPISHTKTFDHRRHTGDTQETQRMKSLGVSRWIIVGMLTVAAVSATAQEFVVDGLIAHYTFDKASIKGAVAADAMGKHDGKISGNPKSVAGKIGEAIDLNGTTDFIEIPKLGDEKAVSVEAWAHAREFGSIRGIVSTFGGGEWKAGTVHFKFESNQIQAHKNDGVKIVAPAAINTWYHIVYTSDTGANELKLYVDGAFVIQGVAGATANNLNAMRVGSEHDGRYLNGMVDEVRIYKRILTEKEVAQNYKAKSNSLAVQPNGKATVTWGTLRTAN; via the coding sequence ATGAGTCCCGGCGGCTGCGCGTCGCCGTCGTCGCCCATCTCACACACAAAGACCTTCGACCACAGGAGACACACAGGAGACACACAGGAGACACAAAGGATGAAGTCACTGGGCGTATCACGGTGGATCATTGTCGGCATGCTGACGGTCGCTGCCGTCTCGGCGACGGCGCAGGAGTTCGTCGTGGATGGGCTCATCGCCCACTACACGTTCGACAAAGCGTCGATCAAGGGGGCCGTCGCAGCGGATGCCATGGGCAAGCACGACGGCAAGATCAGCGGGAACCCGAAGTCCGTCGCCGGGAAGATCGGCGAAGCCATCGACCTCAACGGTACAACCGATTTCATCGAAATCCCCAAGCTGGGCGATGAGAAGGCGGTAAGCGTCGAGGCGTGGGCTCACGCGCGTGAGTTCGGCAGCATCCGGGGAATCGTCTCGACCTTTGGCGGCGGCGAGTGGAAGGCCGGCACGGTCCACTTCAAGTTCGAGAGCAACCAGATTCAGGCGCATAAGAACGACGGCGTCAAGATCGTCGCTCCGGCGGCGATCAACACGTGGTACCACATCGTCTACACATCGGACACAGGCGCGAACGAGCTGAAGCTCTACGTGGATGGCGCGTTCGTCATCCAGGGTGTCGCCGGAGCGACGGCGAACAACCTGAACGCGATGCGCGTCGGAAGCGAACACGACGGCCGCTATCTCAACGGCATGGTCGATGAGGTACGCATCTACAAGAGAATACTCACCGAGAAGGAGGTCGCTCAGAACTACAAGGCGAAGTCCAATAGCCTCGCGGTTCAGCCCAACGGCAAGGCGACCGTCACATGGGGGACGCTCAGAACCGCGAACTGA
- a CDS encoding cupin domain-containing protein: MAFLMAQDRSTELYQARVSSWGPFAMRREDAPGDLHFHDADEYWLITGGRARVRCGDEEREMGRGDLLYAKMGELHHTIEVLSEEPFQGVYLEMALRGKKRPGHLHVGVHPLPTEQEMAE, encoded by the coding sequence ATGGCATTCCTGATGGCGCAAGACCGCTCCACCGAACTCTATCAGGCGCGCGTCAGCTCTTGGGGCCCGTTTGCGATGCGGCGTGAGGACGCGCCGGGCGACCTCCATTTCCACGACGCAGACGAGTATTGGCTCATTACAGGCGGCAGAGCCCGCGTGCGCTGCGGCGACGAAGAGCGTGAGATGGGTCGCGGAGACCTGCTCTACGCGAAGATGGGCGAGCTCCATCATACGATCGAAGTGCTCTCAGAGGAGCCATTCCAGGGCGTGTATCTGGAAATGGCGCTGCGCGGCAAGAAACGACCCGGTCACCTGCACGTCGGCGTTCACCCACTGCCGACGGAGCAGGAGATGGCTGAATGA
- a CDS encoding multicopper oxidase family protein, producing MALCVLALAAAAWTGCGESDELFTLPQTTSITPTGKLREFTLTARPMIHDLGDGVLVDAYAFNDQVPGPTLRVTEGDRVRITVTNELPEPTSVHWHGLHLPYQQDGAAPLNQPLIQPGETRVYDFMASHAGTFMYHPHGLGTEAEQIDKGLYGVFVIDPQKAAGQPRFDAEYTLMLNGWVADMPAMAGHGAAGDYNAWSINGKLYPQTEPIRVQKGQRIRLRLLNLSNGQHPMHIHGHDLIVMAQDGEPLSVPQRVNTLNISPGQTFDAYIVADNPGVWMFHCHELHHAESGMGTTVVYAGFDSFDGTTPPGGHDGGHE from the coding sequence ATGGCCCTGTGCGTGCTCGCGTTGGCAGCCGCCGCTTGGACGGGGTGCGGCGAGTCGGATGAGCTTTTCACCTTGCCGCAGACGACGAGCATCACGCCCACCGGCAAGCTGCGGGAGTTCACACTGACGGCGCGTCCGATGATCCATGATCTGGGCGATGGCGTCCTCGTCGACGCCTATGCCTTCAACGACCAGGTGCCGGGCCCGACGCTGCGCGTTACCGAAGGCGACCGCGTACGGATCACCGTCACGAACGAACTGCCCGAGCCCACGTCGGTTCACTGGCATGGTCTCCATCTACCCTACCAGCAGGATGGAGCCGCGCCGCTGAATCAGCCTCTCATCCAGCCCGGCGAGACGCGCGTCTACGACTTCATGGCGAGTCATGCGGGCACGTTCATGTACCATCCCCATGGGCTTGGGACCGAGGCAGAACAGATCGACAAGGGACTCTACGGCGTGTTCGTCATCGACCCGCAGAAGGCCGCGGGCCAGCCCCGCTTCGACGCCGAGTACACGCTGATGCTCAACGGGTGGGTTGCGGACATGCCGGCGATGGCCGGACACGGTGCGGCTGGCGACTACAACGCGTGGAGCATCAACGGCAAGCTCTACCCGCAAACGGAGCCCATCCGCGTGCAGAAGGGGCAACGCATCCGACTGCGGCTACTGAACCTCAGCAACGGCCAGCATCCGATGCATATCCATGGTCACGACCTGATCGTGATGGCGCAGGACGGCGAGCCGTTGAGCGTCCCGCAGAGGGTCAACACGCTCAATATCTCGCCCGGCCAGACGTTCGACGCCTACATCGTCGCGGACAACCCAGGTGTCTGGATGTTCCACTGCCACGAGCTCCATCACGCTGAGAGCGGGATGGGAACGACCGTCGTCTACGCCGGCTTCGACTCGTTCGATGGCACGACGCCTCCAGGCGGACACGACGGCGGGCACGAGTAG
- a CDS encoding Gfo/Idh/MocA family oxidoreductase — MAKTLKVGIIGVGGIAGTHVPGWQASPHAEIVAGSDLDERVLEHWGKNLGVKKLSKDPAELFADKDIDIIDVCTPNNYHAPLSIAALEAGKHVICEKPLAPTPALIDKMIAARDKSGKLLMTAQHFRFQGNSKAMKAELSTGVLGDIYHARSWMLRRALAPVRPGFILKKHSGGGPCIDIGVHILDLTLWFMGSPNPVAVSGVAKAELAHRKNIFTAWGKTQLPKEYDVEDFAAAFVRFDTGATLVIEVSWLLHHDTRGEDMQMWLYGTNAGCHWPKCEFYSSNGETYQHYNRSLQLTQDIREPHAQECVEFAQAIIDGAPSPVPAEQSRQVMSILDGIYRSQTSSKEVRLK, encoded by the coding sequence ATGGCAAAGACACTCAAGGTCGGGATCATCGGCGTCGGTGGGATCGCCGGAACGCATGTTCCGGGTTGGCAGGCGTCGCCCCATGCGGAGATCGTCGCCGGTAGTGATCTGGACGAGCGGGTTCTCGAACACTGGGGCAAGAACCTCGGCGTCAAGAAGCTCTCGAAGGACCCCGCTGAGCTCTTCGCCGACAAGGACATCGACATCATCGACGTCTGTACGCCCAACAACTACCATGCCCCGCTGAGCATCGCGGCGCTGGAAGCCGGCAAGCACGTCATCTGCGAGAAGCCCCTCGCGCCGACACCCGCGCTCATCGACAAGATGATCGCCGCGCGCGACAAGTCCGGCAAACTGCTGATGACCGCCCAGCACTTCCGGTTCCAGGGCAACTCCAAGGCGATGAAGGCGGAGCTCTCGACCGGCGTTCTGGGCGACATCTACCACGCGCGAAGCTGGATGCTGCGCCGCGCCCTCGCGCCCGTCCGCCCCGGGTTCATCCTCAAGAAGCACAGCGGCGGGGGTCCCTGCATTGACATCGGCGTGCACATCCTCGATCTGACGCTCTGGTTCATGGGGAGCCCGAATCCGGTCGCCGTCTCCGGCGTCGCGAAGGCAGAGCTCGCCCATCGCAAGAACATCTTCACGGCGTGGGGCAAGACGCAACTGCCCAAGGAGTACGACGTCGAGGACTTCGCCGCCGCGTTCGTTCGGTTCGACACCGGCGCGACGCTCGTTATCGAGGTGAGCTGGCTGCTCCATCATGACACGCGCGGCGAAGACATGCAGATGTGGCTCTACGGGACCAACGCCGGATGCCACTGGCCCAAGTGCGAGTTCTACTCGTCCAACGGCGAGACGTACCAGCACTACAACCGGTCGCTGCAACTGACGCAGGACATCCGCGAGCCGCACGCCCAGGAGTGCGTCGAGTTCGCCCAGGCGATCATCGACGGCGCGCCCTCGCCGGTTCCGGCGGAGCAGTCGCGGCAGGTCATGTCGATCCTCGACGGCATCTACCGAAGCCAGACTTCCAGCAAGGAAGTGCGGCTCAAGTAG
- the gap gene encoding type I glyceraldehyde-3-phosphate dehydrogenase, translated as MAIRVGINGFGRIGRITFRAMAAKYGNEIEVVGINDLAPLEASAHLLKYDTNYGVFPGTIEVGTNALVVNGRSIAVCAERDPAQIPWGAVGAQVVIESTGFFTDATKAVAHKRDTVKKVIISAPAKNEDGTFVLGVNEDAYDPAKHHVISNASCTTNCLAPVAKVLTDSFGIEKGFMTTVHAYTNDQRVNDVVHEDMRRARAAAMNIIPTTTGAAKAISLVIPALKDRMHGLAMRVPTSTVSIVDLVALTSKPATEAAVNDALRAAAAGRMKGILDVSDDPLVSSDLRGNAYSSIVDGLSTMVLGGNLVKVLSWYDNEWGYSTRLGDLITFLAGKGL; from the coding sequence ATGGCGATTCGCGTCGGGATCAACGGCTTCGGACGGATCGGCCGGATCACGTTCCGAGCGATGGCGGCGAAGTACGGGAACGAGATCGAAGTCGTCGGAATCAACGATCTCGCGCCGCTCGAAGCGAGCGCCCATCTGCTCAAGTACGACACGAACTACGGTGTCTTCCCCGGAACCATCGAGGTCGGGACGAACGCCCTCGTCGTCAACGGCAGGTCCATCGCCGTGTGCGCCGAACGCGACCCCGCCCAGATCCCATGGGGAGCCGTCGGCGCTCAGGTCGTCATCGAGTCGACCGGGTTCTTCACGGACGCCACGAAGGCGGTCGCCCACAAGCGCGACACGGTCAAGAAGGTCATCATCTCCGCTCCCGCCAAGAACGAAGATGGAACGTTCGTCCTCGGCGTCAACGAAGACGCGTACGATCCGGCGAAGCACCACGTCATCTCCAACGCGAGCTGCACGACGAACTGCCTCGCCCCGGTCGCCAAGGTGCTGACCGACTCCTTCGGCATCGAGAAGGGGTTCATGACGACGGTTCACGCCTACACGAACGACCAGCGCGTCAACGATGTCGTCCACGAGGACATGCGCCGCGCGCGCGCGGCCGCCATGAACATCATCCCGACGACGACCGGCGCCGCCAAGGCGATCAGCCTCGTCATCCCGGCGCTCAAGGACCGTATGCACGGTCTGGCGATGCGGGTTCCCACGTCTACCGTGTCCATCGTCGATCTGGTGGCGCTGACGTCGAAGCCAGCAACCGAAGCCGCCGTCAACGACGCCCTCAGAGCCGCAGCCGCCGGTCGCATGAAGGGCATCCTCGACGTGTCCGACGACCCCCTCGTTTCCAGCGACCTGCGCGGCAACGCCTACTCGTCCATCGTCGATGGCTTGTCGACCATGGTCTTGGGCGGCAACCTCGTCAAGGTTCTGTCCTGGTACGACAACGAGTGGGGGTACTCGACGCGGCTGGGCGACCTGATCACCTTCCTTGCCGGCAAGGGGCTATAG
- a CDS encoding NAD-dependent epimerase/dehydratase family protein, protein MKVFLTGATGFVGSYVLRELLSAGHDVRVLLRRGSESKLGELADRVEVVHGDITQADTLTPGLDGVEAVVHLVGILREVPDAGVTFQRIHLEGAKNVIDAAKSAGVKRFLLMSANGAKPRADASSAYQWTKFEAEEHLRQSGMDYTIFRPSVVFGKPSKGQPEFVSQLAKDMFGLPGIIPLPLFREGLPSLAALVKGFVPFARRWQESLARDGSPFELQPVAIENLAEGIVKSLAVDAAKGKTYEVGGKARFRWGELLDVIGAGLGRSKPRWKAPVPAFLIRILLSIRFLRRLLPITRDQLDMLMEGNVCNELPFFRDLEVKAIPFTPQNIAYAGSGAYQPMNVSAAVAVASSSRRRGGKWVVYHHPIPPSNTGVSLAKFGMWVFLASEVMFFTGLIGAYIVVRNATPQWPRPTDLNLGLVASMTFILIMSSMTLVLGLSGVQENKQGKFRVFLGLTILFGSIFVGLQAYEWAHFLAHHKPMENQFWGFFYTLTGFHGAHVTIGVIMLAALFVRALRGKYTAARHNAVEMVGLYWHFVDLVWIILFTILYLF, encoded by the coding sequence ATGAAGGTCTTCCTGACCGGCGCGACCGGCTTCGTCGGCAGCTATGTACTGCGCGAGTTGCTGTCGGCGGGACACGACGTCCGCGTGCTGCTGCGACGCGGCAGCGAATCGAAACTGGGCGAGCTCGCCGACCGCGTCGAGGTCGTCCACGGCGACATCACCCAGGCGGACACGCTCACCCCAGGGCTCGACGGCGTCGAAGCCGTGGTTCACCTGGTCGGCATCCTCCGGGAAGTCCCCGATGCTGGCGTCACCTTCCAGCGGATCCACCTGGAGGGAGCCAAGAACGTCATCGACGCCGCAAAGAGCGCAGGCGTCAAGCGGTTCCTCCTGATGAGCGCCAACGGTGCGAAACCGCGAGCCGACGCCTCCTCCGCGTATCAGTGGACCAAGTTCGAGGCGGAAGAGCATCTGCGCCAGAGCGGGATGGACTACACGATCTTCCGTCCGTCGGTGGTGTTCGGAAAGCCGAGCAAGGGGCAACCGGAGTTCGTCTCGCAGTTGGCGAAGGACATGTTCGGTCTGCCGGGGATCATCCCTCTCCCCCTGTTCCGAGAAGGATTGCCGTCGCTCGCTGCATTGGTGAAGGGATTCGTGCCGTTCGCCCGGCGCTGGCAAGAGAGCCTGGCGCGTGACGGTTCGCCCTTCGAGCTACAGCCGGTCGCCATCGAGAACCTCGCCGAGGGCATCGTGAAGTCGCTCGCGGTCGATGCTGCGAAGGGCAAGACCTACGAAGTCGGCGGCAAGGCACGCTTCCGCTGGGGCGAGTTGCTCGACGTGATCGGAGCCGGTCTCGGTCGAAGCAAGCCTCGATGGAAAGCCCCTGTCCCGGCGTTCCTGATCCGCATACTGCTGAGCATCCGTTTTCTCCGCCGTCTGCTGCCCATCACGCGCGACCAACTGGACATGCTCATGGAAGGCAACGTCTGCAACGAGCTGCCCTTCTTCCGTGATCTGGAGGTGAAGGCGATCCCGTTCACTCCGCAGAATATCGCCTACGCAGGATCTGGAGCCTATCAGCCTATGAACGTCTCCGCTGCCGTAGCCGTCGCGTCGTCGTCGCGCCGTCGCGGCGGCAAGTGGGTCGTCTACCATCATCCGATCCCGCCGTCGAACACGGGAGTTTCCCTGGCGAAGTTCGGCATGTGGGTCTTTCTGGCATCGGAAGTCATGTTCTTCACGGGGCTCATCGGAGCCTACATCGTCGTTCGGAACGCGACGCCGCAGTGGCCCCGGCCGACCGACCTGAACCTCGGACTCGTCGCGTCGATGACGTTCATCCTTATCATGAGCAGTATGACGCTCGTGCTGGGGCTGTCAGGCGTTCAGGAGAACAAACAAGGCAAGTTCCGTGTGTTCCTCGGTCTGACGATCCTATTCGGCTCGATCTTCGTCGGGCTGCAGGCGTATGAGTGGGCGCACTTCCTGGCGCACCACAAGCCGATGGAGAACCAGTTCTGGGGATTCTTCTACACGCTGACGGGCTTCCACGGCGCACACGTGACCATCGGCGTCATCATGCTGGCGGCTCTGTTCGTCCGGGCGTTGCGGGGCAAGTACACGGCGGCGCGGCACAACGCCGTCGAGATGGTCGGCTTGTATTGGCACTTCGTCGATCTCGTGTGGATCATCCTGTTTACGATCCTCTATCTGTTCTAG